In the genome of Cryptomeria japonica chromosome 8, Sugi_1.0, whole genome shotgun sequence, one region contains:
- the LOC131054969 gene encoding protein SRC2 translates to MAGNQRPLEVDLTVISAEDLKNVNWQYGDLRPCAVACVDPYVKYLTQVDPEGDTKFSWNERLFIPVTKPLQDAELTIDIVHDKPSELTKPLVGTARVRLSEILDEVGFEQRQERTLKLKRPSGRPQGKLEIAICVREKRWPQQKFPYMQFYTTTDYALSPAPYSSQQYPYGANPPPQQYPYAYGSYPPPQQYPYGSNPPPQQYPSGPYGNPYPQQAPVSY, encoded by the coding sequence ATGGCAGGAAATCAAAGGCCTCTAGAAGTGGATCTAACAGTCATTTCTGCAGAAGATCTGAAAAATGTGAATTGGCAATATGGCGATCTGCGTCCCTGTGCTGTAGCCTGTGTCGACCCCTACGTTAAGTATTTGACTCAGGTCGACCCAGAGGGCGACACGAAATTCTCATGGAACGAGAGGCTCTTCATTCCCGTCACAAAGCCGCTGCAGGACGCCGAGCTGACGATCGACATTGTCCATGATAAGCCCTCCGAGCTGACAAAACCCTTAGTTGGAACCGCCAGGGTTCGACTCTCAGAAATCCTGGACGAAGTAGGGTTCGAACAGAGGCAAGAACGGACCCTCAAATTGAAGCGCCCGTCTGGCCGCCCGCAGGGTAAGCTCGAGATCGCGATCTGTGTGAGGGAAAAGCGATGGCCCCAGCAGAAGTTTCCTTACATGCAGTTCTACACCACAACGGATTATGCCCTTTCCCCTGCACCTTATTCATCCCAACAGTACCCATATGGTGCAAACCCTCCTCCACAGCAGTACCCATATGCATATGGTTCATACCCTCCTCCACAGCAATACCCTTATGGTAGTAACCCTCCTCCACAGCAATACCCTAGTGGACCTTATGGAAACCCTTACCCACAACAGGCCCCTGTTTCTTATTAG